A genomic region of Pseudomonas frederiksbergensis contains the following coding sequences:
- a CDS encoding LysR family transcriptional regulator, which yields MDRWTEYELFVKITELGSLSKAAEALGLSNAAASRHLAALEDRLGARLIERSTRRLFVTEVGKEFYSNSKAALIAMQGATDAVSATKSHPVGVLRVTASLSLCLRHILPLLSKFNQQYPDVRLDLIAENRYYDIIDDNIDVALRTRESEPDTSLVVRRLTDTRRTLAASPDYLQRHGYPDHPQALADHQLLLYTYATDPYEMAFQRGAESITIPTKATFESNDGQLLRAAALQGLGILAQPTYVIHDDLVAGRLIPVLTEWSLPRLAINMVYTSRLHLPAKTRAFIDFLLKEFQHLD from the coding sequence ATGGATCGCTGGACTGAATATGAGCTGTTTGTGAAGATCACAGAGCTGGGCAGTTTGAGCAAAGCCGCTGAGGCTCTGGGTTTGTCCAATGCCGCAGCAAGCCGCCACTTAGCAGCATTGGAGGATCGCCTTGGGGCGAGATTGATAGAGCGCAGCACACGCCGATTGTTTGTTACTGAGGTTGGGAAGGAGTTCTACAGCAATTCCAAAGCCGCGCTCATAGCCATGCAGGGAGCCACCGACGCGGTTTCCGCGACCAAAAGCCATCCAGTGGGGGTCTTGCGCGTAACGGCGTCTTTATCGCTGTGCTTGCGGCATATCTTGCCTCTACTGTCGAAATTCAATCAGCAGTACCCCGATGTTCGCTTGGATCTCATTGCTGAAAATCGCTATTACGACATCATTGACGACAATATTGATGTGGCGCTTCGGACGCGTGAAAGTGAACCTGATACGAGCCTTGTGGTTCGACGCTTGACTGATACGCGACGCACTCTAGCCGCGTCGCCTGACTATTTGCAGCGTCATGGATATCCCGACCACCCCCAAGCATTGGCTGACCATCAACTGTTGCTTTACACCTACGCTACCGACCCCTACGAAATGGCGTTCCAGCGAGGCGCTGAATCCATCACGATCCCTACGAAGGCAACGTTTGAGTCCAACGATGGTCAACTCTTGCGTGCTGCGGCCCTACAAGGCTTAGGTATTCTGGCGCAACCTACGTACGTGATACACGATGATCTTGTCGCGGGTCGATTGATTCCAGTGTTAACCGAGTGGAGCCTGCCTAGGTTAGCCATCAACATGGTTTATACGTCCCGGCTACATTTGCCAGCGAAAACGCGTGCATTCATTGACTTCCTACTCAAAGAATTTCAGCACTTAGACTAA
- a CDS encoding GNAT family N-acetyltransferase yields the protein MEYSGEGFSLRTMVRDDFELINLYEKANRRHLQLWEPLRDEQYFTIESARAKVELQVESMQAGGSIFFLILEPESGEVLGRCNYTNIVKGVFQACNLGFSLAESAQGQGLMKKSLQVTNRYCFEQMGLHRIMANHLPSNVRSERLLESLGFEKEGHARAYLKIAGAWEDHTLRSLINPRDTSH from the coding sequence ATGGAATACTCGGGTGAAGGCTTTTCCCTTCGAACAATGGTACGTGACGATTTTGAGTTGATTAACCTCTACGAAAAGGCGAACCGCAGGCACCTGCAGCTCTGGGAGCCCCTGAGGGACGAGCAGTATTTCACCATTGAAAGCGCCAGGGCCAAGGTCGAGCTGCAGGTGGAAAGCATGCAAGCCGGAGGCTCTATTTTTTTCCTCATACTGGAACCTGAGAGCGGAGAGGTGCTAGGGCGGTGTAACTACACGAATATCGTGAAAGGCGTTTTCCAGGCATGTAATCTTGGCTTTTCGTTGGCAGAAAGTGCCCAAGGCCAGGGTTTGATGAAAAAGTCGCTTCAGGTCACCAACCGTTACTGCTTTGAGCAGATGGGCCTGCACCGGATCATGGCCAATCACTTGCCAAGCAACGTGCGAAGTGAACGACTTCTGGAGTCGCTGGGCTTCGAAAAGGAAGGACATGCGCGAGCCTATCTGAAAATTGCTGGCGCCTGGGAGGACCATACGCTGAGGTCGTTGATCAACCCTCGTGACACCTCCCATTGA
- a CDS encoding flagella synthesis protein FlgN, with protein sequence MHDTNLLQLITDDFAPAQQLLELLKTESLALHGRDMPQLEDILAQKQALIILLEQHGRKRSEILASLNLPASRAGLEQFAAHSSIGDQLLTQSDALTQLLADCQAANELNGRSIQVQQATTANQLKILNGGEPPALYDARGSTSMLAKPRALSQA encoded by the coding sequence ATGCACGACACTAATTTACTGCAACTGATCACCGATGACTTTGCTCCAGCTCAACAGTTGCTGGAGCTGCTGAAGACCGAATCCCTCGCCCTGCACGGCCGCGACATGCCGCAGCTCGAAGATATTCTGGCGCAGAAACAGGCACTGATCATTCTGCTGGAACAGCATGGCCGCAAACGCAGCGAAATTCTCGCAAGCCTGAACCTTCCTGCCAGCCGCGCAGGTCTGGAGCAGTTCGCCGCTCACTCAAGTATCGGCGATCAGCTGCTGACCCAAAGCGACGCTCTGACCCAACTGCTTGCAGACTGCCAAGCCGCCAACGAGCTCAATGGCCGCTCGATCCAGGTGCAACAAGCCACCACCGCCAATCAGCTGAAAATCCTTAACGGTGGCGAGCCTCCAGCACTTTATGACGCCCGTGGATCAACCTCCATGCTTGCGAAGCCCCGCGCACTCAGTCAGGCTTGA
- the flgM gene encoding flagellar biosynthesis anti-sigma factor FlgM, which translates to MVIDFSRLNSSPTLASSTRTSANKETGDAGKSAPLSTSTEQVSATKSGESVHLSNEAQQLQKITDKLRDQPAVDNARVAELKAAIADGSYKVDSNRVASKLLNFEAQR; encoded by the coding sequence ATGGTCATCGATTTCAGCCGTTTAAACAGCTCCCCCACGCTCGCAAGCAGCACGCGGACCAGCGCCAACAAGGAAACCGGTGATGCCGGCAAATCCGCGCCGCTGAGTACCTCGACCGAACAGGTCAGTGCCACCAAAAGCGGGGAATCGGTACACCTCAGCAATGAGGCTCAACAGTTGCAGAAGATCACTGACAAGCTGCGCGATCAGCCTGCCGTCGACAACGCCCGCGTGGCCGAGTTGAAAGCAGCGATTGCCGATGGCAGCTATAAGGTCGACAGCAACCGTGTAGCCAGCAAACTGCTCAACTTCGAAGCCCAGCGCTAG
- a CDS encoding flagellar brake protein — protein MFNASSAEDAPQPPKVLRTPLEITGNLRMLQESHDPLIITFHERSQRFQSYLVDVDRDSNMIALDEMIPRDGERFLLAGEAFRIEGFHEGVRIAWESNGALTIDESNGGRCYRGTLPDEVVYHQRRNAFRAALKLAQLVNIELGGEKLKTPVRGKLLDISATGCKLRFDGDITSGLQLGQVYERFIAALPFGSMTAPVELRYLHHEEKIDTTFAGVRFHNMSGLVQRQVERFVYQLQREARRFDKDDI, from the coding sequence GTGTTCAACGCCTCAAGCGCGGAAGATGCTCCGCAGCCACCCAAGGTGCTCCGCACCCCGCTGGAAATCACCGGCAACCTGCGGATGCTGCAAGAGAGCCATGATCCCCTGATCATCACGTTCCATGAACGCAGCCAGCGCTTTCAGAGCTATCTGGTCGATGTCGATCGTGACAGCAACATGATTGCACTGGACGAAATGATCCCTCGCGATGGCGAACGCTTCCTGCTTGCCGGTGAAGCTTTTCGGATTGAAGGCTTTCATGAGGGCGTACGCATTGCCTGGGAAAGCAACGGCGCACTGACCATCGACGAGTCCAACGGCGGCCGCTGCTACCGTGGCACGCTGCCCGATGAAGTGGTTTATCACCAGCGTCGCAACGCGTTTCGCGCAGCCTTGAAACTGGCACAACTGGTGAACATTGAACTCGGTGGCGAAAAGCTCAAGACGCCCGTCAGAGGCAAACTGCTGGACATCTCGGCGACGGGTTGCAAGCTGCGCTTTGATGGCGACATTACCAGCGGGCTTCAACTGGGTCAGGTTTATGAACGCTTCATCGCCGCCCTGCCCTTCGGCAGCATGACCGCACCGGTCGAGCTGCGTTATCTGCATCACGAAGAGAAAATCGACACCACCTTCGCCGGCGTACGCTTCCACAACATGAGCGGGCTGGTGCAGCGTCAGGTCGAGCGCTTCGTCTATCAGTTACAACGCGAAGCACGCCGCTTCGACAAAGACGACATCTGA
- a CDS encoding sensor histidine kinase, with protein sequence MNDVDEGLDFSTVIASTVHDMKNSLALLMQAHGQWLARLPAAQQQTAEQGVIDYEFAHLNGMLVQLLGLYKLGVNQLPLRPDYHELDDFIEAQLAAHQDVFKSRGILVTYEVDPLSPLGFFDRELIGTVLANAINNAIRHARHSLLISVGEETGQLVMAINDDGEGFPAQMIERQTDYVQGINPASGSTGLGLYFAARIAQLHQRNGEHGRTEIRNGGPLGGGLFNLYLP encoded by the coding sequence ATGAATGATGTTGATGAGGGGCTCGACTTTTCCACGGTGATTGCCTCCACCGTACACGACATGAAGAACTCCCTGGCTTTGCTGATGCAGGCCCACGGACAGTGGCTTGCACGCTTGCCTGCTGCTCAGCAGCAAACCGCCGAACAGGGCGTGATCGACTACGAGTTCGCTCACCTCAACGGCATGCTGGTGCAGTTGCTGGGGCTCTACAAGCTCGGCGTCAACCAGTTGCCGTTGCGCCCGGACTATCACGAACTGGACGATTTCATCGAAGCACAGTTGGCGGCTCATCAGGACGTGTTCAAGAGTCGCGGCATTCTGGTGACTTATGAGGTCGATCCCTTGAGCCCTCTCGGGTTCTTCGATCGGGAACTGATTGGAACGGTGCTGGCCAACGCGATCAACAACGCCATTCGTCATGCCCGGCATTCGCTGCTGATCAGCGTGGGTGAAGAGACCGGGCAGTTGGTGATGGCGATCAATGACGACGGCGAAGGGTTTCCGGCCCAGATGATCGAGCGCCAGACGGATTACGTGCAGGGCATTAACCCGGCCAGTGGCAGCACCGGCCTTGGTCTGTACTTCGCCGCGCGCATTGCGCAGTTGCACCAGCGCAACGGCGAGCATGGGCGCACCGAGATTCGCAATGGCGGTCCGCTGGGCGGCGGGTTGTTCAATCTCTACCTGCCCTGA
- a CDS encoding chemotaxis protein CheV: MAGVMDSVNQRTQLVGQNRLELLLFRLDGQQLYGINVFKVREVLQCPKLTVMPKSSPVVCGVANIRGATIPILDLAMATGSGGLRDQSNPFVIITEYNTKTQGFLVRSVERIVNMNWEEIHPPPKGTGRDHYLTAVTRVDNQLVEIIDVEKVLAEVAPTSENISFGVVDVETQHKAISLRVLTVDDSSVARKQITRCLQTVGVEVVSLNDGRQALDYLRKLVDEGKKPEEEFLMMISDIEMPEMDGYTLTSEIRSDPRMQKLHIILHTSLSGVFNQAMVKKVGADDFLAKFRPDDLASRVVDRIKAADNS; the protein is encoded by the coding sequence ATGGCTGGTGTAATGGATTCGGTTAACCAGCGCACGCAACTGGTAGGGCAGAATCGCCTGGAGCTGTTGTTGTTCCGTCTCGACGGCCAGCAGCTTTACGGGATCAACGTGTTCAAGGTTCGGGAGGTGCTGCAATGCCCCAAACTGACCGTGATGCCCAAGTCCAGTCCTGTCGTGTGCGGCGTGGCGAATATTCGGGGGGCAACCATTCCGATTCTGGATCTGGCAATGGCGACCGGCTCAGGCGGGTTGCGGGATCAAAGCAATCCTTTCGTGATCATTACGGAGTACAACACCAAGACCCAGGGGTTTCTGGTGAGGTCGGTCGAGCGGATCGTCAACATGAACTGGGAAGAGATCCATCCGCCGCCCAAGGGCACGGGTCGCGATCATTACCTGACCGCTGTGACTCGAGTCGACAATCAGTTAGTCGAAATCATCGACGTGGAAAAGGTCCTGGCGGAAGTTGCGCCAACCTCGGAGAACATTTCCTTCGGTGTGGTGGATGTCGAAACCCAGCACAAGGCGATTTCCTTGCGCGTGCTGACGGTCGATGACTCGTCGGTGGCGCGCAAACAGATCACGCGTTGTCTGCAGACGGTGGGGGTTGAAGTTGTTTCGTTGAACGACGGTCGGCAAGCGCTGGACTATCTGCGCAAACTGGTCGACGAAGGCAAGAAGCCGGAAGAGGAATTTTTGATGATGATTTCTGACATCGAAATGCCCGAAATGGACGGTTACACCCTTACAAGCGAGATCCGCAGCGACCCTCGCATGCAAAAGCTTCATATCATCCTGCATACTTCGTTGTCAGGTGTGTTCAATCAGGCGATGGTGAAGAAAGTCGGTGCCGATGACTTCCTTGCCAAATTCCGTCCTGATGACCTGGCATCCCGGGTAGTCGACCGGATCAAAGCAGCAGACAACAGCTAG
- a CDS encoding ester cyclase: MSTNLETVKNYFKFCVDGKNVELVSDFFAEDVVVHRPDCVAPIVGLELFKSALRLNVTDRYDSIHTTFQKEVVAGDVVVVALTHQAKGSNTWHGFDVAGKDLSWTALTYFRFNDEGKVVEEIVERNELFMAKQLGIFQYN; this comes from the coding sequence TTGAGCACTAATCTTGAAACCGTAAAAAACTATTTTAAATTCTGCGTTGACGGAAAAAACGTGGAGCTTGTATCTGATTTTTTTGCTGAGGATGTAGTTGTTCATAGGCCGGACTGCGTAGCGCCTATCGTTGGCCTAGAGCTTTTCAAAAGTGCACTGCGACTGAATGTAACCGACAGGTACGACTCTATACATACGACTTTCCAGAAGGAGGTTGTTGCTGGCGATGTAGTGGTAGTGGCCTTGACGCACCAAGCCAAGGGGTCTAATACTTGGCACGGCTTTGATGTCGCAGGGAAAGACCTTTCATGGACCGCGCTGACTTATTTCCGCTTTAATGATGAAGGAAAAGTCGTTGAAGAAATTGTTGAGCGTAATGAATTGTTCATGGCCAAGCAACTGGGCATTTTTCAATACAACTAA
- a CDS encoding MFS transporter — MRQIWKSFRALYFASLMMLIGSGLLSTYLGLRLAADHVDSLWVGALMAANYFGLVLGGKIGHRLIARVGHIRAYSACAGIVGAAVLGHGLIDWLPAWLVLRMIVGLGMMCQYMVIESWLNEQADAKQRGLVFSGYMIASYLGLVLGQLILVMHPSLGLELLMLVALCFALCLVPVALTRRIHPAPLHPAPMEPRFFMKRVPQSLSTVLGAGLIVGSFYGLAPLYASQQGLSTEQVGLFMGSCIFAGLLVQWPLGWLSDRYDRALLIRSFAFCLALAALPLAIMPQVPLEVLFIAGFACSLVQFCLYPLAVAFSNDHVEGDRRVSLTAMLLVTYGVGASIGPLVAGVLMKVFGSQMLYAFFSFFALVLVWRIRPKAVTNLHQVEDAPLHHVAMPDSMSSSPLVAALDPRVDEQVVHDQMQNGASPDPDPERDAKSDAEDVGGSDEKSDDPGPEHPKSFTEARP; from the coding sequence ATGCGCCAAATCTGGAAATCCTTTCGAGCGCTTTATTTCGCCTCGCTGATGATGTTGATCGGCTCGGGCCTCCTCAGTACTTACCTGGGCTTGCGCCTGGCAGCGGACCATGTCGACAGTCTGTGGGTCGGCGCGCTGATGGCGGCCAACTATTTCGGCCTGGTGCTGGGCGGGAAAATCGGCCACCGGTTGATCGCCCGGGTCGGTCATATTCGGGCCTACTCGGCCTGTGCCGGGATCGTTGGTGCAGCGGTGCTGGGGCACGGGCTGATCGACTGGTTGCCGGCCTGGCTGGTGCTACGGATGATCGTCGGCCTGGGCATGATGTGCCAATACATGGTCATCGAGAGTTGGCTGAACGAGCAGGCCGATGCCAAGCAGCGTGGGCTGGTGTTCAGCGGCTACATGATCGCTTCGTACCTGGGGCTGGTGCTGGGTCAGTTGATTCTGGTCATGCACCCGTCCTTGGGTCTGGAGTTGCTGATGCTGGTGGCGTTGTGTTTTGCGCTGTGCCTGGTGCCGGTCGCGCTGACGCGGCGGATTCACCCGGCCCCCTTGCACCCGGCACCGATGGAGCCGCGCTTTTTCATGAAGCGGGTTCCGCAGTCACTCAGTACGGTGCTCGGCGCTGGCCTGATCGTCGGTTCGTTCTATGGTCTGGCGCCGTTGTACGCGTCTCAGCAAGGGCTTTCCACTGAGCAGGTCGGTCTGTTCATGGGGAGCTGCATCTTTGCAGGGTTGCTGGTGCAGTGGCCGTTGGGCTGGTTGTCGGATCGTTATGATCGGGCGCTGCTGATTCGCAGTTTCGCCTTCTGCCTGGCGTTGGCGGCGTTGCCGTTGGCGATCATGCCGCAGGTGCCGCTTGAGGTACTGTTCATCGCTGGCTTCGCCTGCTCACTGGTGCAGTTCTGTCTTTACCCGTTGGCGGTGGCGTTTTCCAACGACCACGTCGAGGGCGATCGGCGGGTATCGCTGACCGCCATGTTGCTGGTGACTTACGGTGTGGGGGCGAGCATCGGGCCGTTGGTGGCGGGTGTGCTGATGAAGGTGTTCGGCAGTCAGATGCTGTATGCGTTCTTCAGTTTCTTCGCATTGGTGCTGGTATGGCGCATCCGGCCGAAAGCGGTGACCAATCTGCATCAGGTGGAAGACGCGCCGCTGCATCATGTGGCCATGCCAGACAGCATGTCGAGTTCGCCACTGGTGGCGGCTCTCGATCCGCGGGTCGATGAGCAGGTCGTGCATGACCAGATGCAAAATGGCGCGAGCCCTGATCCGGATCCTGAGCGGGACGCAAAGTCCGACGCGGAGGACGTCGGCGGCTCTGACGAAAAGTCTGATGATCCTGGGCCAGAGCACCCGAAAAGCTTTACCGAGGCCAGACCTTAG
- the flgA gene encoding flagellar basal body P-ring formation chaperone FlgA — MNAKTTFSRRLTSMCRKFLGAMSAVCLLNAGSPAFADPVTLPDLLIGVTQGFLEFTVEDYLATSQTEGRYEIEVNKLDPRMYMPACDKELTATLESPAIPLGRVTVKVRCDGAAPWTVFVPAQVRLFREVVTTTRPLRRAGIIEPSDVMLRERDISLINQGYLTNVDQAIGQKLVRPMVSDQVITLVHLEQAEVVRKGDQVVITARSGTLSVRMPGEALSNGGLSEQIRVKNLNSQRVIKAQVMAPGQVEVSM; from the coding sequence ATGAACGCAAAAACGACATTTTCCCGACGCCTGACATCAATGTGCCGCAAATTCCTCGGCGCTATGTCAGCCGTATGCCTGTTGAACGCTGGCAGCCCTGCCTTTGCTGACCCGGTTACCTTGCCTGATCTACTTATCGGCGTCACTCAGGGCTTTCTTGAATTCACCGTAGAAGACTATCTGGCCACCAGTCAAACCGAAGGGCGCTACGAAATCGAGGTCAACAAGCTCGACCCGCGCATGTACATGCCGGCGTGCGACAAGGAATTGACAGCGACACTGGAGAGCCCGGCCATACCTTTAGGCCGGGTTACGGTGAAGGTCCGTTGCGACGGGGCCGCCCCCTGGACCGTCTTCGTACCCGCTCAAGTCCGCCTGTTTCGTGAAGTCGTCACGACCACCCGCCCCCTCAGACGGGCCGGGATCATCGAGCCCTCAGACGTGATGCTGCGTGAGCGCGATATCAGCCTGATCAATCAGGGATATCTGACAAACGTCGATCAAGCCATCGGACAAAAACTTGTCCGACCAATGGTCAGCGACCAGGTCATTACACTCGTCCATCTGGAGCAGGCAGAAGTCGTGCGCAAGGGCGATCAGGTGGTCATCACCGCCCGCAGCGGCACGCTCAGTGTGCGGATGCCGGGTGAGGCGCTCTCCAATGGCGGCCTGAGCGAGCAGATCAGAGTCAAAAACCTCAACTCTCAACGGGTCATCAAGGCGCAAGTCATGGCCCCGGGGCAGGTGGAAGTTTCCATGTAG
- a CDS encoding glutamine synthetase family protein — protein sequence MTAEGFLEGRRLQMARGVLLQCIMGGYPSARFYGSDDGDLALNADPKQIHRLPWSKQPRALAICDADELTGESSRLSTRGQLKAVIARYAARGLVPVVATEMEFFVFAPNTDPTQPFQPPVGMDGRREEGHSAFSVSSNNGLRPFFNEVYECMAALGLPRDTFMHEMGVSQFEINLLHGDPLLLADQTFLFKHLLKEVALKHHLTVVCMAKPLAHTPGSSMHIHQSIVEMGTDRNVFSDDAGQPTAIFRHFIGGQQAGMADFTALFAPNVNSYQRLCHPYASPNNACWSYDNRAAGLRIPASSPEARRVENRLPGADANPYLAIAASLAAGLYGIENELAPTPAIQGEFEVPESLSLPCTLHAALERLKRSQLAKELFGKEFIEGYIASKTMELGSFHDEITPWERRVLAAQA from the coding sequence ATGACCGCAGAAGGATTCCTTGAGGGGCGGCGTTTGCAGATGGCGCGTGGCGTGCTGCTGCAATGCATCATGGGCGGTTATCCGTCGGCACGTTTTTATGGCAGTGACGACGGCGACCTGGCGCTCAATGCCGATCCGAAACAGATTCACCGTCTGCCCTGGAGCAAGCAGCCTCGCGCGTTAGCCATTTGCGATGCCGATGAGTTGACCGGGGAAAGCTCGCGTCTCTCGACTCGCGGGCAGTTGAAAGCGGTGATCGCCCGTTATGCGGCTCGCGGTTTGGTGCCCGTTGTGGCGACCGAGATGGAGTTCTTTGTTTTTGCACCGAACACCGACCCGACCCAGCCATTCCAGCCGCCAGTTGGAATGGACGGACGTCGCGAGGAAGGTCATTCGGCATTCAGCGTCAGCTCCAACAACGGTTTGCGCCCGTTCTTCAATGAAGTCTACGAATGCATGGCGGCCCTGGGCTTGCCGCGCGATACCTTCATGCACGAGATGGGCGTCAGCCAGTTCGAGATCAATCTGCTGCACGGTGATCCGTTACTGCTGGCCGACCAGACATTCCTGTTCAAGCACCTGCTCAAGGAAGTCGCGCTCAAGCACCATCTGACGGTGGTGTGCATGGCCAAGCCACTGGCGCATACGCCGGGCAGCTCGATGCACATTCACCAGAGCATCGTCGAGATGGGCACGGACCGAAATGTGTTCAGCGATGACGCTGGGCAGCCAACCGCAATCTTCCGTCATTTCATCGGTGGCCAGCAGGCCGGCATGGCGGATTTCACGGCGTTGTTTGCGCCGAACGTGAACTCTTACCAGCGTCTGTGCCATCCTTACGCATCACCGAATAACGCCTGCTGGTCTTACGACAACCGGGCAGCGGGTTTGCGGATTCCCGCCAGCTCGCCAGAGGCGCGTCGGGTCGAGAACCGTCTACCGGGCGCCGATGCCAACCCGTATCTGGCGATCGCCGCAAGTCTGGCGGCCGGGTTGTACGGCATTGAAAACGAGCTTGCGCCGACGCCGGCCATTCAGGGCGAGTTTGAAGTGCCGGAAAGTTTGTCGTTGCCGTGTACCTTGCATGCCGCTCTTGAGCGTCTGAAACGTAGCCAATTGGCGAAGGAATTGTTCGGCAAGGAGTTCATCGAAGGCTACATCGCTTCGAAGACCATGGAGTTGGGCAGTTTTCATGATGAAATAACTCCCTGGGAGCGGCGCGTTTTAGCGGCCCAGGCCTAA
- a CDS encoding tetratricopeptide repeat-containing response regulator codes for MLAYHQKSFLIVDDFSDFRSSVRSMLRELGVKDVDTADTGEVALRMCAQKRYDFVLQDYHLGDGKKNGQQVLEDLMVEKLISHESVFLMVTAETSQAMVLGALEHEPDAYLTKPFNRAGLAQRLERLEQRKTLLKPILQALDRGKPVEVLNACIELCKQDSRYSPLCLRYRADALRDMNQNEALERLYNSILADRPLPWAYVGLGRLMFKRGQIAQAKTVYEKALKAFPMMPALYDGLAEVLVAEGDTKAAQNVLEEAVRLSPLAVRRQSLLGKLALTNEDFEGAAKAYRQAVSQGAQSRFKDPESNLGLAHALISKGSEKGLDTRTRLEINQTLSAVAKENINDPGLQVRARLMKATSLLLNDAETAEKLTEQALTHLDGMEQFMSAEAALLVAKQLKMLGQTDAGNSMLKNCAEIYGDDPVVMQGIAQQTDDPTILNAGNAAADLNRQGVRSYKAGALPEARELFRGALLLQPKNISIALNMAQSLLHGTDASLDSALLEECRTCLKMVGMMPESDARYPRYQKLRSKAFGE; via the coding sequence ATGCTGGCGTACCACCAAAAGAGCTTTTTGATCGTCGATGATTTCTCGGATTTCCGTAGTTCAGTCAGATCGATGTTGCGTGAGTTGGGTGTCAAGGATGTCGACACTGCTGATACGGGCGAGGTGGCGCTGCGCATGTGTGCGCAGAAGCGCTACGACTTCGTCCTGCAGGATTATCACCTTGGCGATGGCAAGAAGAACGGTCAGCAGGTGCTCGAAGACCTGATGGTCGAGAAGCTGATCAGCCATGAAAGCGTGTTTCTGATGGTCACCGCCGAGACCAGTCAGGCGATGGTGCTCGGTGCTCTCGAGCATGAGCCGGATGCTTATCTGACCAAGCCTTTCAACCGCGCTGGCCTGGCCCAGCGTTTGGAGCGACTGGAGCAGCGCAAGACGTTGCTCAAGCCGATCCTGCAGGCGCTGGATCGGGGCAAGCCTGTTGAAGTTCTGAATGCCTGCATTGAGCTGTGCAAGCAAGACTCGCGCTATTCGCCGCTGTGCCTGCGCTACCGTGCCGATGCGTTGCGCGACATGAATCAGAATGAGGCGCTGGAGCGCTTGTACAACAGCATTCTGGCGGATCGCCCGTTACCTTGGGCCTATGTCGGTCTGGGGCGATTAATGTTCAAACGTGGCCAGATCGCTCAGGCAAAAACCGTCTACGAAAAGGCGCTGAAGGCTTTCCCGATGATGCCGGCGCTGTATGACGGCCTGGCCGAAGTGCTGGTGGCTGAAGGTGACACCAAGGCTGCGCAGAATGTGCTGGAAGAGGCCGTTCGCCTGTCGCCATTGGCGGTGCGCAGGCAATCGCTGTTGGGCAAGTTGGCGCTGACTAACGAAGACTTCGAAGGTGCGGCGAAAGCCTATCGTCAAGCGGTTTCCCAAGGGGCGCAGTCACGTTTCAAGGACCCGGAAAGCAATCTGGGGCTGGCGCATGCACTCATCAGTAAAGGCAGCGAAAAAGGTCTGGATACCCGCACGCGACTGGAGATCAACCAGACCCTGAGCGCTGTCGCCAAGGAAAACATCAATGATCCGGGGTTGCAGGTCCGGGCGCGATTGATGAAAGCCACCAGCCTGCTGCTCAACGATGCCGAAACCGCTGAGAAACTGACGGAGCAGGCACTGACCCATCTGGATGGCATGGAGCAGTTCATGAGCGCTGAAGCGGCGTTGCTGGTTGCCAAGCAGTTGAAGATGCTGGGGCAGACTGATGCCGGTAATTCGATGTTGAAAAACTGCGCAGAGATTTACGGTGATGACCCGGTGGTGATGCAAGGCATCGCCCAGCAGACCGACGACCCGACGATTCTCAACGCCGGTAACGCGGCGGCAGATCTCAACCGCCAGGGTGTGCGCAGTTACAAGGCGGGCGCGCTGCCTGAGGCGCGGGAGCTTTTTCGCGGTGCACTGTTGTTGCAGCCGAAGAACATCAGTATTGCTCTCAACATGGCGCAATCGCTGTTGCACGGGACCGATGCCAGCCTCGATTCAGCGCTGCTGGAAGAGTGCCGTACATGCCTGAAAATGGTGGGCATGATGCCCGAGAGCGATGCGCGTTATCCGCGTTATCAGAAGCTGCGAAGCAAGGCGTTTGGCGAATGA